One Mycolicibacterium rufum genomic window, TGATCACCGGCCGCAGCATCCGCGAGACCCTGCCGTTCCCGCTGGCCAAACCTCGCTGACAGCGGCATCACAGCGTGCTCCAAGTTCGGGCGGTCAGTCTGGAGGCGTGACGACGTCCGGGCCCTTCCTCGAGTCCCTCCGCCATCACCTGTCGCTGATGCACGGGTGGCTGCCCGTCGTGGTGCAGGTCGTGGCACTCGTCGCCCTGGTGACCGCGATCGGCTGGCGCACCCGGCGCTGGCGGTTGGTCTGGCTGCCGTGGTCGGCGGTCATCGGGGTGATGCTGGCCGTCGCGGCCTACTGGTACACGCAGACCGCCGGCGTGGCCGATGACACCAACCCCGCCCCGCACACCCTGTGGGTGTGGATCGCGTTGTCGGGCATCGCCGTCGGGGTGCTGGTGTCGGGGTGGCGCGACGCGCAGTGGTGGCGCCGGGCCGTGGCGGTCACCGCGGTCCCGCTGTGCGCACTGTCGGCGGCGCTGGCGCTGAACCTGTGGACCGGCTACTTCCCCACCGTGCAGACCGCGTGGAGCCAGCTCACCGCGGGCCCGTTGCCCGATCAGACAGACCAGGTGACCGTCGCAGCCATGCAACGCAACCACACGGTCCCGATCAAGGGCAGCGTGGTCGCCGTGACGATCCCGGGCACCGCATCGGGTTTCAAGCATCGCGGCGAGTTCGTCTACCTGCCCCCGGCCTGGTACGCCAGTGATCCGCCGCCCGCGCTGCCGACCGTGATGATGATCGGCGGCGAGTTCAACACCCCGGCGGACTGGATGCGCGCGGGCAACGCGATCAAGACCCTCGACGACTTCGCGGCCGCCCACCACGGGTTCGCTCCTGTGGTCGTGTTCGTCGATCCGGGCGGAGCGTTCAACAACGACACCGAGTGCGTCAACGGGACCCGCGGGAAGTCGGCCGATCACCTGACCCGCGACGTGGTGCCGTTCATGCGGGCGAACTTCGGGGTGAGCCCCGCCGCGGCGAACTGGGGAGTGGTCGGCTGGTCGATGGGTGGCACCTGCGCGGTCGATCTGGCGGTCATGCATCCCGACATGTTCAGCGCGTTCGAGGACATCGCCGGCGATCTGGCACCGAACTCCGGGGACCGCACGCAGACCGTCAATCGCCTGTTCGGCGGCAACGCGGCGGCCTACGCGTCCTTCGATCCGACGACCGTGATCACCCGGCACGGCCCCTATCGCGGGGTGCAGGGGTGGTTCGACGTCAACGGGGCGCTGCCGGGGGCCGGCGCCGCGAAGCCGAACGACCAGGCTGTCGCGGCCGAGTCGCTGTGCTCGCTTGGCAGTCGCTCGGGGATCGACTGTGCCGTCGTGAGCCAACCCGGCAGCCACGACTGGCCTTTCGCGTCGGCCGCGTTCTCGGCGGCCCTGCCGTGGCTGGCGGGCGCGATCGGCACCCCCGGGGTGACACCGGTGCCGCTGCCGGCCACTCCTCACGCGTTGCCGGTGGAAACGGCGGCCGCCCGGTAGGGCCGGCGGTAGCGTGGAGGCCATGCCGGAGGATCCCGACCCCACACCTGAGGCCGGCTACAGCGCCGACGGCGTGCCGACGTTCGACGCGGTGCGCGACAAGATCGAGAACCGGTACGCGACCTCGCTCGGCTCGACCGAACTGGCGGCCGACACCCCCGAGGGGCGCACGGTCGCCGAGCAGTACGACGCCCGTCAGCGCGCCGCCGCCGAACGGCTGGAACAGATCCGCCGGTCCATGCGCGACCCCGAGGACGATTCTCAGTAGTCGGCGGCGGCGGCCAGCAGCTCCGCGAGGAACGCGTCGTCGCCCGGGGTGGTCAGTCGGGCCCGGGCGAACGCGCGTACCCGCTCGCGTGCCGGTCGGTCCTCCGGCACCTCCGTGCCCACCGTCACCGAGGCGTCGCTCCAGTCGTGGTCCCATGCCGCGTCCGGGTTGAGCGGACGGTCACCGTCGAACAGTCCGATCGTCGCGGCGCCCGCGCCGTCGAGCACGCCGGTTCCGTTCACCGCTCCGGAGCGCAGGCGCACCGCCAGCCCCGCGGGTGACCCGGCACCCCACACGTCGGTGCGGACGGCGACCCCGACGTGGTCACCATCGGCGGCCACCCGCCATCGGATTGTGTCCTCGGCGGCGTCGAACACGCCGGGTGGCACCGCCGACCACGGCACCGACGACCGGCCGTCGGCGATCGCGACGTCGGCACCCGCGCCGTCGCCGGGTCCCGCCGCCAGCGCGTAGTCGTCGCGTCGGCCCGCCGGCTCGAGCAGCCCGCCGAGTGCCACCCCGGAGTCCTCAGCCAGTTCGGCGCACGACCGCGCGAGCCCGGCGACTCGTGAATCGTGATGATTGAGAAGGCTGTTCAGCCGCGAACCGTGGGGGCGCAGCAGCCCGGCGACGTCGGCGTCGAAGGAGTCGTCGTCGAAGAACTCGTGCGCGGCGGCGGTCAGCAGGGCCAGTTCGCCGTCGAGCACCGCGGCGTCGAGATCGGCGATGCCGTCGCGCCGGCTCGCGGGCCACCAGCGACGCAGCCAGTGGCCCAGCGCCAGGCGCCGCAGGGTGTCGGCGGTGTCCGGATCGATGGCGGCAGAATCGATCTCGACGTGGTCGACCGTGCCCTCGACACCCAGTGCGGCCACGACGGCGGCGTGACCGGTTGCTCCGACCAGACGCCACAGCCAGTCCGCCCGGTCCACATCGGTGAGTGTGATCTGGATCTGTCGCGAGCGGTCGTCGACCGTGCCCGCCAGCACGGCGCCCGACACCTCGAGCACCGTCGCCAACGGCGGCGGCTCCGGGTCCGGCCCGGTGGTCCACAGCCCCGAGCGATACGTGAATTTCATGACGGCGACCCGTCGGCGCCGAGCATCGCCTTGATGCGCTGACGGTGGTCCAGGCTGACCGACCGGGCCACCCCGTCGAGAAGCCGACGCATGGCGTCGACATCGGTGCACGGCTCCTGCCAGACGTCGCGGCCGTGCAGACGCGCCCACAACCGGCTCAGATACGGCCGGCGAAACGCCGCGAGCTCGTCGACCACCTGCTGCTGACGCGCGTGCACCGCGGCACCGTCGGCGAGATAGCGCCGGGCGTGTAAGACGTAGGCCTCCTTGCGCAGCCGCGCCTGGATGCGCCCCGACAGGGCGTGCCGGGGCCGCGCCGAAGGATCCAGCGGCGCGAGATCCGTTGCGACCTCGATGCCGGCGACCAGGGTGGCCTGCTTGTCCTCGCCCAGCAGCCCCCACGGTGCGCAGCAGCGATCGACCTCCTCGGCGCACAGCAGCTCGAGGTCGGGCAGCTCGTCGCGGTCCATGACGCGGCGCAGCGTCGCGCGCACCCGGTCCACCACGGTCCGGTCCAGCGGACGCTCCCGCTCGACCGGGCGCGTCTCGCGCACCACCTCGGGGCGACGCTGTGGTTGCACCGACGACAACCCGAGATCCACCAGCGACCAGGGCAGCGCCGAGCCGTCCGCGTGCGCGGCGGCGCCGAAGTTGTAGGGCGTCGCGTCGGCGACGAGTGCCGACCACACTCGTTGTCGCGCAACGGTAGCGGTGTGGCCGTCGGCGTCCCCGAGCACGGTGGACAGCCCGGACACGAACGGACCCGAGATCTCGCCGCCGGCGCGGACGTCGGCCCAGGCGCGCGCGAGTTGGGCGGACAGGCCGGCGATGACGCCCGGATCGGCCAGGTGCAGCGTCAGCAGGTCACCGGTGGTCCGATCCCGGTCGGCGTGGACGTCCCGGAGAACCTGTTCGGCGTCACCGGCGCCGGCCGCGGCGCCGCGCGTGACCGCGAGCTCGTAGCAGACCGGGAAGTACAGCTCCTGAGCGTTGCCGTGGGTGATCTTCAGGCGGCGTCGCTCGCGCTTGAGCACCTCGAACCAGGACGCCGTCGCCCGCAGCGTCGCGGCCTGGTCGACGATCACCCGGTGCATCTCGGTGGCGACGTCGTCGGCCACCACCGGGGCCGAGTAGCGGGTGTTCACGCGCAGCCGCAGCACGAGCGGATCGATGATCCGCTTCACGGTGCGGGTCAGCGGCGCCCCGTCGTCGGCGCTCAGCGGCTCCACCCCCGCGCCGATGGCACGCCAGGCAGCATCGATCACCGCGCGGCGCGGCTGCCGCACGGCCACAGCCGCCTCGGCGCCCGCGCTCACCGGACCAGGATAGAAGTTGGGCTCGGTAGCCGCGGCGCACACCGACCCTGTTCGCATGCCGACTGTCATCCCCCTCCTGTTCTTCTGCTTCCTGGTCGCCGGGACCGCGGCCGTCCTGTTCGTGCCGACGAGCGCCATGGTCCGGTCCCGCGGTGTCGTGGTCGGCCTGCGGTGCACGGGCGGGGTCAGCGACGACTGCCGTGAGGTCGAGCTCGACGTCATCGTCAGCCGGATCGACGGCGGCCAGTTCGCCGCACGCGAGATCGCCCTGATCCCCGAGTCGGCGCTGGGCGACTTCGCCCCCGGCGCCATCATCGACACCTATTATCGGCCGGGCGACGAGACGGCGATCGCCGTGCGGGTGCCGGGCCGGTAGCCCTCACCGCGCACCGTCCACCGCGAACGTGGCCAGCGCCGCCCAGTACAGCGGGCTCGCCGCGACGTCGCCGCCGCGCCACCGGGCGAGCTGGGCCCGCTGCCAGGCGTTGACGGCCCGTCCCGCCTCCGGCGCCTCGTGGGCGGTGTCGACCGCCACGACCACCTCAGCCATCGGGTCGGCCGATTGCGTTGCCGCGCCGCCGAATCGGCGGTAACCCGCGGTGGTGGGAAGCGACCACAGCGTGGCCGTCACCAGCACGGCACCGCCCAGGATCGCCGCGGCGACCAGCCCGGTGGCCTCGTCGAAGCGGTAGTCGCCGCCCGAGGCGCACGCCAGCAGAGCCACCCGGGCGGGCATCGGCAGTGCGGACGCCATCAGCTCCGCGGCGGTCAGGGCCTCGGCCTCGGCGAGGTGGATCGCGGCGCGGTCGGCGTGCCCGACGTCGCCGTCGGCGGCCGATGCGTGACCGACGAACAGCAGCCGGTTGGGCTGTCGGCGCAACTGGGCCGCCAGCCAGCCGCGGTCGGCCTGCGGGCGGCGGAACAGCTCGACCGCGGATCCGACGTGGGGCAGCACCTGCCCGCGGGCCAGGACGTCGGCGAAATGCCGGGCCACGGGGGTCGACGGATCCGGTCTGCCGAGCACCGAACCCAGAGCGGAGTCGGGCCGCTGCCCGGGAACCCGGGGATCGAGGATCAGCAGCGGCGTCCCCTCACGCCGCCACGGCGCAGGCCGCCGCGGCGCATTGGCGATGTTGGGTGGCGCTGCGAACAGGATGTCGACGACCTCGACCAGCCGGCGACCGTCATCGGGCATCGCAAGCACCGACCAGGGCACCTGCGCCAGCCGCGCGGTCGGTGCGACGAAGACCACGGCGTCCGGTGCGAGCGCCTGCTCGGCCAGCAGCCGCCAGGCAGATGCGGGCAACAGCACCTCGCCGAGTACCGCGGCGAGATGAGCCTCCGCGGTGGCAGTCGCGAAAGAACCTGCGGTGACGCCCCGTTCGACGGCATCGACGATGCTCTCCCCCGGCCGAGGATCAGGGAGCGCATCAGCCAACAGCTGGTACACCGTGGCCATCGCCGGTTCGTCGAGCACCCAGGTGACCGTGGTGTCGCGGTGCCCGACGACCCGCAGACTGGCGTAGGTGGCGACGCCGACGTCGGCGTAGCGGAGCACCAGGGTGGGACCGCGGCCCATCACGGCCATGTGGACCACTCGCCGTCGTCGGCGGTCAGCTGCCGTCCGTAGCGGGTGACCGCGAGATCGCGGTACCGGCTCAGCACCGGCGCTCCCCCGGGTTCCATCCGCAGGGGCGGCAGGGCACCCAGGCGGGTGAGCGATCCCGTACCTGTCGATCCGTGGCCGGAGGCGACCAGCGCGTACTCGTCGGCCTCGTCGACGGGGACCGCTGCGGTCGCGGTGTCCGCCCACGCCGCCGTCCCGCCGTCGGGCACAGTGAATGTTCCTCGCGCGCAGTGGCATTCGATCAGCTCGCTGAGCAGCTCGGTGTTCCCCCACTCCCAGGCCACGGCGAAGGCGCCGGCGAGCATCCGCGCGGAGACGTGGGTGGCCCAGCGCATCCGGGCGTCGGCGTCGGCCAGGGTGTACCGCACGGAGTCCACGGCCAGGGCCGCCGGGATCTTCAGTTCCGCGGCGCGGGCGAACGTGTCCCCGGCTGCGGCGGGGTCCGCGAGCGCCTCGGCGCGCAGGAGTGAACCGAGATGGTCGTCGAGCCTGGCGTACTGCAGCCAGCTGTGTCGCGGCCAGCCGTCGAGCAGTTCCCGCGCCGCGCTCACCCGTTCGGCAGCTGCGGCGAAGTCGCCCCGGAAGATGTCGACCCAGCTGCGCTGCAGCAGGATTCGGTGGATGTGCAGGGGACGCCCGAGTTCCCGCCAGTGCCGTTCGGCGTGGCTGAGCCGTTCGTCGGCATCGTCGTAGGCGCCCACGGAGATGCTGAGCAGTCCGAAGTAGAGCCAGCAGCGCGAGACATCATGGGCGCGTGCGTGTTCGGCGATCGCCGGGTAGGCCTCGTGCACGAGATCCTGGGCCAGCGGCCGGTTCCCGGCGGCCCAGGCCGCCGTCGCCCGCTCCAGCTGCGTGCGGGCGGTCGCCAAGCCCCATGTTCGCGACCGTGCCCGTGCGCCCGCCCGCCGCAGCCACGGCTCGGCCTCGGTGAGCCGGCCCGTCTCGACGCAGAACCGCCCGTACCCCGTGCCGCCGAGCACCAGCAGCGCGTCGGAGAACAGCGTGCCGTCACCCGGGGCGGAGATCACGTCGAGCACCTCCTGCCACAGCGGCAAGGACTGCACGTGCAGGTCGTCGTCGCACAGCGCGACCGCGCACAGGATCCGGGCATGGGTGATGAGGTAGGCGTGTTCGGCGCGCAGGTCCGGGTCCGGTTCGCCGTCGTCGGTCAGCTCGTGCAGGGTCAGCGCGGCGGAATCGTGATCGCCGTGGGCGGCGGCGAAACCGGTCTGCAGGAACAGCGCCCGCCGACGGTATCGCAGGATCATGCGCTCGATCTGGTTGTCCCGGGCCGGCATCGCGATGTAGTGGCCCAGGCAGTCCCGCATCCGGGTCAGGCATTCGGTCACCCCGTCGTAAGCCGTTCGGACCAGGTAGATCTCGCCCAGCTGGGCGTAGACCTCGAGCATCAGGTCGTCGCGGTCGGCCTCCTCGATGCGCGGCATCAGGGACAGCAGCAGATCCTTCGCGGCGCCCTCGTCGGCGGCGAATGCCAGGTGACGAGCCCGGTCGAGGTCCTGCTCGATCGTCACCGCGTCATCATAGGGAGCGGCGGACGCGTCGGGGGCGTCCGCCGCTCCCACGCCGGGCATCGCTCAGCTGCAGGTGACGGTCACGGTGAACGGCTTGGTGATCATGCCGGCCATCGGGTTGCTCATGTCGGCGCCCACGGCTTCGCCGGTGATGGTGTACCGGTCGCCGTCGACCTTGACCTCCGCAGAGCCGCTCTTGGCACCCATCGCGTTGGCGACCGCGAGCGCGTTGCCGTCGACCACCATGCCCAGCGACTCCACCGTCGGCGTCGCGGCGTCGGTCATCACGATGCCGAGCCCCTGCTGCCCGCCGATCGCGCCGCTCGCGACGTTGATCTTGCCGCCCTGCTTCACACAGGTCACCGAGTTCAGATCGAGGCCGGCCAGGTCGGCTCCGTCGACCTTCACCTCGGTCGTGCCCCCGCTGGCGACAGCCTGCGACGTGGCGGGAGTGGTGGCGTCCTTGTCGCCCGAGCACCCCACCAGCAGCGCCGCGCCCGCGGCCATTCCGATCACGCCTGCGACAACTCGCTTCATCGTGTGCATCCCTTCGCTCGTACTCCGCCTCGGTGGCGTCGTCTGAAGGAAGTCAAAAGGCGTGGCTCCGCTACCGATCCCAACTTTGAACTACGGTCGGACAGACGATGCGCACCTTCACCGTCGAGCAGCGGCGCGCGCGGCTGGCCCGCCGCCACCATCTCCGCTCGGGCGACGCGCCAGAGTCGATCCAGGCCGTCACCGAGAATCTGGTCGCGCTGCACGCCACCGATCCCGCGACGCCGTATCTGTCGCTGTGGGCGCGGCTGCCGGGGTTCGCGTCCGCCGATCTGGACGCGGCGCTGTACCGGGAGCGCGCGGTGGTCAAGCATCTCGCGATGCGCCGGACACTGTGGGTGGTCAGCCCAGCCGATCTCCCGGCGGTGCAGGCGGCGGCCAGTGACCGGGTGGCGGCCAACGAGAGCCGGCGCCTGGCGGCCGACGCGGAGCGGGCCGGTGTCGCCGCCGACGGGTCGGCCTGGCTGAGCGCGGCCGGTGAGGCGGTGCTGCGTCACCTCCGCGACGCGGGCCCGTGCAGTGCGCGTGAACTCCGCCA contains:
- a CDS encoding alpha/beta hydrolase is translated as MHGWLPVVVQVVALVALVTAIGWRTRRWRLVWLPWSAVIGVMLAVAAYWYTQTAGVADDTNPAPHTLWVWIALSGIAVGVLVSGWRDAQWWRRAVAVTAVPLCALSAALALNLWTGYFPTVQTAWSQLTAGPLPDQTDQVTVAAMQRNHTVPIKGSVVAVTIPGTASGFKHRGEFVYLPPAWYASDPPPALPTVMMIGGEFNTPADWMRAGNAIKTLDDFAAAHHGFAPVVVFVDPGGAFNNDTECVNGTRGKSADHLTRDVVPFMRANFGVSPAAANWGVVGWSMGGTCAVDLAVMHPDMFSAFEDIAGDLAPNSGDRTQTVNRLFGGNAAAYASFDPTTVITRHGPYRGVQGWFDVNGALPGAGAAKPNDQAVAAESLCSLGSRSGIDCAVVSQPGSHDWPFASAAFSAALPWLAGAIGTPGVTPVPLPATPHALPVETAAAR
- a CDS encoding CHAT domain-containing protein, with product MAVMGRGPTLVLRYADVGVATYASLRVVGHRDTTVTWVLDEPAMATVYQLLADALPDPRPGESIVDAVERGVTAGSFATATAEAHLAAVLGEVLLPASAWRLLAEQALAPDAVVFVAPTARLAQVPWSVLAMPDDGRRLVEVVDILFAAPPNIANAPRRPAPWRREGTPLLILDPRVPGQRPDSALGSVLGRPDPSTPVARHFADVLARGQVLPHVGSAVELFRRPQADRGWLAAQLRRQPNRLLFVGHASAADGDVGHADRAAIHLAEAEALTAAELMASALPMPARVALLACASGGDYRFDEATGLVAAAILGGAVLVTATLWSLPTTAGYRRFGGAATQSADPMAEVVVAVDTAHEAPEAGRAVNAWQRAQLARWRGGDVAASPLYWAALATFAVDGAR
- a CDS encoding lipoprotein LpqH, which produces MKRVVAGVIGMAAGAALLVGCSGDKDATTPATSQAVASGGTTEVKVDGADLAGLDLNSVTCVKQGGKINVASGAIGGQQGLGIVMTDAATPTVESLGMVVDGNALAVANAMGAKSGSAEVKVDGDRYTITGEAVGADMSNPMAGMITKPFTVTVTCS